A genomic region of Echeneis naucrates chromosome 24, fEcheNa1.1, whole genome shotgun sequence contains the following coding sequences:
- the LOC115038008 gene encoding heparan sulfate glucosamine 3-O-sulfotransferase 5, which yields MLFKQQALLRQKLFVLGSLALGSVLYLVARVGTLDRLQPVCPVERRLTPSEPQQIPLRTLQFKRGLLHELRKGNATKEQIRLHNLVQQLPRAIIIGVRKGGTRALLEMLNLHPAVVKASQEIHFFDNDQNYARGIDWYRGKMPFSFPHQITIEKSPAYFITEEVPERIFKMNSSIKLLIIVREPTTRAVSDYTQVLEGKERKNKTYHKFEKLAIDTNTCEVNTKYKAVRTSIYTKHLERWLKYFPVDQFHIVDGDRLITDPLPELQLVERFLNLPSRISQYNLYFNATRGFYCLRFNIVFNKCLAGSKGRIHPEVDPSVVMKLQKFFHPFNQKFYQITGRTFNWP from the exons ATGCTATTCAAACAGCAGGCACTGCTGAGACAGAAGCTCTTCGTTCTGGGCAGCCTTGCTCTCGGAAGTGTCCTTTATCTTGTAGCCAGGGTAGGGACCTTGGATAG gctTCAGCCTGTTTGCCCTGTTGAAAGGCGACTGACTCCCTCTGAGCCACAACAAATCCCTCTCCGCACCCTTCAGTTTAAGCGTGGTCTGCTCCATGAACTACGTAAGGGCAATGCCACCAAAGAGCAAATCCGCCTGCACAACCTGGTCCAGCAGCTGCCTCGGGCTATTATTATCGGGGTACGCAAGGGGGGCACCCGCGCCCTGCTGGAGATGCTCAACCTGCACCCAGCAGTGGTCAAGGCCTCACAGGAGATCCACTTCTTTGACAATGACCAAAATTACGCCCGGGGCATCGACTGGTACAGAGGAAAAATGCCCTTCTCCTTCCCCCATCAGATCACCATTGAGAAGAGCCCTGCTTATTTCATCACAGAGGAGGTCCCTGAACGCATCTTCAAGATGAACTCCTCTATCAAGCTGCTGATCATCGTTCGGGAGCCTACCACAAGAGCCGTCTCTGACTACACACAAGTTCTAGAGGGAAAGGAGCGCAAAAACAAGACCTACCACAAATTTGAGAAACTGGCCATTGACACCAACACCTGCGAGGTAAACACAAAGTACAAAGCTGTGCGGACCAGCATCTACACTAAACATTTGGAACGCTGGCTGAAGTACTTCCCTGTGGACCAGTTCCACATCGTAGATGGGGACCGTCTCATCACAGATCCACTGCCGGAGCTGCAGCTTGTTGAGCGCTTCCTCAACCTTCCCTCAAGGATCAGCCAGTATAACCTGTACTTCAACGCCACCAGGGGATTTTACTGTCTGCGATTTAACATTGTCTTTAACAAGTGCCTGGCAGGCAGCAAGGGCCGCATCCATCCAGAGGTGGACCCATCAGTGGTGATGAAACTGCAGAAGTTCTTTCACCCATTCAATCAGAAATTTTACCAGATCACAGGTAGAACATTCAACTGGCCATGA